acgcttttctcacaataatgcaggagttattttttaccttttagtttgatatgttttaaaagcgtgttttttagtttttttaaactatatttatttttaattttttagtttgatgtgagaaaccccaaatttgttaaaatatgaactatgacatgtagtatgggttaagtaaatcgataattaggcagcatttaatatctactcgtaacctttcatcgactaattgttatattatttgcgactAAGTTCTATTGAcctcagtatatacagtaataaaccttttctttgtttacatacatatactcacctctagaaaatcttagggtgttGTGTTGCACTTTTTTTAGTACTTTCATGGTAAtcagggtgttgtgttagcatttaaacagcatataaattttaaattttgatgatcgagactttaaaagatataaaataatgcaagtgtttacgttatttaagtgattatattgaattactttacatatctgttcaattttattgggatattACTTGTTGTCTAATgttaaatcagttgtttttttgtgcaatttttaaacacgcttcaagtatttctaaatgtttgcaTGCAGTAGGATACAATCCTGGGTGGTAATTTGTcgtttgacatatacaaattgacaactcgttagccgttataggaaaacatcaattggaaattgagtttgaaaagaaagatatgtcgaagtttttaataagaatacatattagtgttaataataaagtttatattaaaaattgtagagcCTTTTTATTGCTGCGAAAATTCACAACTCGAcgttttaaattactttttataagaattagaattatttttgttgaagaatttttattaaGCAGGCAGCCAGCCCTCATTTTAGgcacataaaatttttgtgcatttcacaTATGTAGGTAACTACCTCCCCCTTCTAAAAGTTAGCTTCTGTATTTTAATACATTATATTTAATAGAGTTGTAGGATTTTGGATGCATCTATTGTGGGAGcttagaaatctttattaattattaaattattttgtgcaatattattatttaaatttttatgtaaattattaattatgtttattttaagttgtaaaGGTGCAAATAGGCCTACCGTTCATACcgcaattttcatagattttttaatacataccttctataaaaattctataaagccttacttaaaaagccgaatatctcgagaagtattaatgatagcgattttgacctcaaaccttttttatagcaaatgtcatttacgagatatatacaaaaaaatgcgaaattcttgaaaaaatctgttttaGAGCCTCGTACTACCTCGCCGTTGTGAGTTACAATTctgagtgaacaattctgagataTGCGtttaaagtcaaagcgatgccataaaatacctctgatctgtaggaatttaaagctaaaaactaacgattgtagtgtattttctatggaaaatttttacaggctttcgtccagttcttaatgttaatattaaggcctaaaattttcagggatttttttttagggtatttccaatgaaatttcgtgacgggactaaaaaatattaatagttcaaaaatttatatgcaatttcacatacttataaagaaataaatattgtaccGTTTCTATCAGTTTTATCGTTAATAGTATACGGATGAGAATTAGAACGATGTGTTAAAAATTCAGCTACAAATGCCTAAATATcttctttctaaattaaaattattggtaataatatttcaaaaacttacgaatacaaaccgttttatgtttttgtctgtcaattgtaaacaaatacattcagaagaaaactcaccaccgagGAATCTAAAAATAgggctgctttttattaataagaactcaCTACATAATGAATATCTTACtatcagtaaatgatatttttatgagcgaaacatgacacactatggcgtttaaatcaaatattagtaagtatatgtcattaataaacgatttccttttatattaagcaacaatacttatagtttttattatttattagaataaatttgctaagtatttactgcctcaatatatacagcactgcgttgctacctctgaaaatccaagatggccgcatacatggggttttacctgtcaactttgaacagtctagttcttcaattcgagcaccgtccaaagatctacaacgcataagtgctacataagcttgtccagcaagaaacagtcgagagcccagataaattactgcatgatctaTTGTAcaatcagagaacgtatatttataatatatacttatatagtatatttataaatatacgttctctggtacaaccttgaatcttatgaacggtcgacgcccaactcagtatgctattcaaatatcaccaaaactagttttatatagatgttgcatattttaagcgcatctttttggtgaggtatcgccttcctacagtgtcgctcaaatattctattaacaagtaaggaagggctaagttcgggtgtcaccgaacattttatactctcgcatggtaaagtgataatcgagatttcattatacgtcatttacatatttttcaaataccgtatttttgtaaagttttattccgctatcatcattggttcctaatgtttatactcgtattatacagagaaggcatcagatggaattcaaaatagctttatattggaagaaggcgtggttagaaccgatttcacccatatttcgtacatgtcatcagggtgttaagaaaatattatatactgaatttcattgaaatcggtctagtagctcctgagatatggttcttggtccataagtgggcggcgccacgcccattttcaatttttaaaaaaggctgggtgcagcttccttctgccacttcttccgtaaaatttagtgtttctgacgttttttgttagtcggttaacgcacttgattttgaacataacctttgtatgggaggtgggcgtggttattatccgatttcttccatttttgaactgtatatagaaatacctgaagaaaacgactctgtagactttggttgacatagctatagtagtttccgagatatgtacaaaaaacttagtagggggcggggccacgcccacttttccaaaacaattgcgtccaaatatgcccctccctaatgcgatcctttgtgccaaatacttcactttaatatctttatttatggcttagttatgacagtttatatgttttcggtttccgccattttgtgggcgtggcagtgggccgattttgcccatcttcgaacttaaccttcttatggagccaaggaatacgtgtaccaagtttcatcatgatatctcaatttttactcaagttacagcttgcacggacggacggacagacggacggacagacagacatccggatttcgactctactcgtcgccctgatcactttggtatatataaccctatatctgactctttttagttttaggacttacaaacaaccgttatgtgaacaaaactataatactctcgttagcaacattgttgcgagagtataaaaacagatattgcaaaacaaaaaaatccgccttattgttatcaaaaagtttacatacactaaagattatttatattattcaaaagtaattacaaaagttttagcggtttttggccgacattttgttgcaattattgtCCCTAGACGTCGACGCATGCTCCCCACtcgatttctagtattatttccggatattttgccCAACTATGTATGTCGATAAGGCATGTCTGTTATTTCGATGAAATTCCATGCTTtcgaatattattttcaaaattaaaaattatcttgtcaaaatgttcagatacatgtgcttatcaatttttttaaatctaccTTAATAAGAAGAAGAGATTGGCGTTTGCTAAACAACATTTACATAAACGCACCGTATTCGTTTTGGGAAAATATTGTGTTCAGCGACGAATcaaaattgaatataattgGCTCGGATGGGATACGAAAAGTGTGGAGAAATATCTATGAGGAACTTCAAAGAAAAAAAGGATATAATATAATGGTTTGAAGGTGTATGGgtctctcgttagcaacatagttgcgagagtataaaaatgcatgaggacacaagtcataaatttacagatgagataacattaaacacacacacaaacatgcattGAATTGTACACTTTAAAACAACCCCATATCAAGCAGCATAAACAATATGttgcaatacatacaaacaatacaatacacacaacatacacatatgtatgtatatttagttatttaatagCCTTGaaagacggcagcgttaatccggattaactgcgcacttaatcagatccaaatttgtaggtgacagacggcagctatgcgagtttgaaactctcataaacagttcattgtcctttttataatattttcaatgaaaattgatagaagataaacattacggttgttagccgaccaatttttaccaaaccattttttattacaaaagcatatcaacacattatttttaaaactgcatcataacatagaagttttattgatattatattgagaatttgataaacagctgtcagggttgcttgtatttcattcacaatagatgaaaattggccatttttaacaatgttgccaacgaaatctcacaaactccttaaaatttaaagagttatttttggattcagcaacggagttagctgtggtaactcctgaattaatcccgaaaaatccaattaatctggtttaacgctgccgtctgtcaatgctataagatAGCTTTCCAAAATAACATATAAGTAatgaaaataccaaataaaacttagaatgaataaattctccCTCGATATAAGTCTATCATTGCCCCCCACTAGCGGTAAAGTCTTTTAGAAACTACATTGAGGTAATAACACAATGTGTTTTACTCCAATCGATAAATCGCAATGGGGGGAAAAGTAAATGATGTCCAAAAGCGAATGGAAGCCGATCACTTACAGTTACATTGAAAGTCTAGTTGCATCAATGCCTAGAAGATGTGCtggagtttaaaaaaataatggttatgcaaataaatattaaacaaattttaaaatacttaaaagttGCAAATGTTTTAAACTCATGAATTTTGACTTTGATTTATTTAATGCCTCTTTACCACTACaagcaaattaattattgttccactttttatgattttttgtataaatatatataaataaaggaaTACTTTATCAAAAGTCAGTATGGTTGCAAATGTTTTGTCCACCACTGTATCTCTAAAACTCGATTTCAGTGGATCCAACACTTTCAAATAATACACATTTGTGCCTTATCAATGCTCGACTGTCAGGTTTTACAGAAAAGCTTTGTAATTGTCGGGTCATATGTTGATAAAAATGGGCACAATTTGCCCACATACACATTAGATACGCATATTAATTTGAACTCAGTTCCCAGTTAtgataaattatatttctttatttttatttatttatttgtattattttttttcaaacaaagttTTCGATGACACTCGACATTTTTTTACcgttacttaaaaaaatatcgttattcttcgatttttaattGTAAGTCAGTTGTAAAGTCTATCCATTACTCAATTTATAGAAGAATGAATATGTatcttattttaaataatgtacacttaataatttatttatggtcaCACAAAGATAACCTATTATGCTAATTAGCGTTCCAAAAGTGTATAGATCGTCAAACTTTTGGAAATGGATGTGTGAATATGAGCATGTGTAGGCTTGTTTGTGGTTATAAGCAAAGTTCAATTATATGTGATGATCACACACACAAGTGtactttcatatttttgaatcaATATGAGTGTAACAAATTAAGATTCTATAAAAAATTGCGTTATGAAATAGTTTTAGtctatataaaatttaagaaagcaAAATCTACTAAAAACTcttataaaatacttttgatTTTCGTGATCGAGAACAATATTTAGTGCTGCTAAAAACAGGCAGCGCCTTATATGTAAACAATATATATTGCAGGCAGTCCATAAAAACACATTTCAATCAACTTTTTTTAGCTTTCttaaagaaaatctataaaCAATGTATTACGCAAAATTAAAACAAGgcgagaataaaatatatatcctTATagcgttttataaaaaatacataaatcgaAATATCTActgttatgtttttataaaaatctaaaaatattgtttttacaAAACTCGATTTTTGTGTGATTTTCTCAATTATTTCTAAGtactaaatacattttttaatgtaacaTTTGCTTTGTCAACCTTCATTTACGCTTTTGCTACCCCAATAACTTTTCCTTAGGAGTTACTAATTGCTGCTATTCTTGTTTCGTTGCAGTTATTTTTTAATCTCGCTGTTTTATTATTGTGAGTCGCTAAGATACTAGCCTAAACCTAATCGGATGGCTTCACTAGACCCATCACTTTGCCTTCAAATAGCGGCAAAATATCACTGTCATTCACGATCTCTTCCTGAATCACTGGACTTTCCGGATCTTCGCAATGTGTTTTGAAAAAGAACCTAAAATGCAGTTCAAAGAGTCTTTCAGATTAATATATGTTTGCGTAATTAAAGTGTGCAATTTTTCTCACCTAAAATTGCCCTTTTTCGGCAAGTAGTCTTTAAATTGCTTCAGGGTGGGTTGCGAACCGGGAATTTTCGTTCTGTAAGGATATTCTTCGTCACAGAATGAGAATACGACAGTCGTAGTCTCTAGTGGTTTTGCGGGTAGAGGTGGTGGTTGCGGCTGGTGATGTAAACTGCTGCTGCCACTGCTACTGCTGCTGAATGATGGTGGTTGCTGCGATGGCTGTATATGTTGTTGAGTATAGCGACGAGACCTTCGAGTCTCATCTTCCAGTCTTCTTTTTGCCTCTTCCGATTTAGAGGCCGTACTTGAACCAGATCGCGaactttattcaaattaaaaatgggttattaaccaaatatttttgttatattcttATTTTACCTGGTGTCTTTGTACTTCATAAGAGTATCGGCTGAGAACAGACTGATTCCACTATCTGTATTGACGGAAGGCCACTTATTTGTTAGCTTCCTGGAGGAGGAACTGTGATCCGGCATAGATTTGGAGTGTTTCATAGAATGTCCccctaataaaaaaaaatcaatatttttgtgttaagaaggcatttatcctttttttgtaaatagtgTGCATACGACTTATAACTACCTATACTCATAGCTCCGTCACTAAGCATTCCTGAATCGTGGGTTATGGTGCGACGTCGCGTCGGAAGAGGAGGGCATGGTGACATGGTACCAGGCGAACGGTGAGGTGTTTGATCCTTCCATACTCTTGATACATGCTGATCGAGTATATCTTGGTCATTGTCCTCCTCTAACGCAAACTTTTCACGGATCGCGTCTGCAAAAGCGCGATCGCTGGCAAGCCTTTCATTTGTCGGCATTGAATCGTCTGTGAAACGCTGGAAAGAGTACGAGAGTaatgtataaatattgtttaataccgcgatatttattgtttatatatacatcaAATCTAGCTCTATCCTCAATATCTTGCTTTCGTTTCACTTCTTCCAATTTCGGAATGAGTAATGCAATCAGGTCAGCTTCTTTTAAAGGACGATGTTCGTTCGAATGGAGGCGTTGTGTTCGGGGTATAACCTAtgtaatatcaaaataaatacttatgtagCATATATTCTGACGTTAAAGTAATTCATGTATTATTTACTTGAAACGTGTTAGTCTCTTTGTTGGCCAAAGCACTTTGACGTATCGCTTTGCTTTCATTTGAACTATGTCTCCTTTGAATATAAGGTCGACCATCCCTGAAATGTAGAAAATATATCTTTTTGTATACATAATTGTATATTACGACAACTCTCTTCACTCTGACAAATCATAAAGTCAGACATCTAATACATGTTATTTGCATACTATGTACgtatttaacaaaatatgaaaCAGTAATTTTCCACACTtaggatatatgtatacttacataGAACTAGATAGAGACATTGTATCGGAATCAGTTCGACCACCGGAACTTACGCTCGCTCTTTCCGAATCCACACGCGAATTCGGAACATAAGAAGTATTCGCGGCCGCAGGATACACATAACCATGAGCACTATTCGCATGCAAAGGTTGGTATAAAAGATATCCATGCATTGTTTCCATTTACATCATGTACaaatcatatatagtataaatgcaataaaattattaaaccaTAATATGTAAACAGATACAGCATCATGGGTACAGTCGTAGAACAAAAGGAGGCATGCCGAATGGAGTGATTGGTTGTATGATTCAAtgattggttggttggttggttgtgTGATGTAACATTTGTGGGTTATAAATCATGATgaatacaaatgaaaataaatataaaatttaaaaatgttattagcATTTATTGGTcaggataaaaaaaaaataaattaaattaaattattttaatgttctATAATACATTGTATTCTTTCCATGCGATTTTACCTTTATGTTACGTTACATTCATTAATTAAAGAATTATCTTTTTAACTAAATATTGGATGATATATTGCgtttccttaaaaaatattattttgcacaGAGGAAGttgctttaattaataaaaggatttttaacatttatattcagatataaacaACCATGcaataataattatgtatataatctacagggtttgtccggaaagtaattggactgagtcgatttaaaaaatgtattgaaccaatcgttacaattcttaaaaaactttaaaaataggcactttctgcgtcgatgcagcgctgccagcgggatttccaagcattgaaggggTCAGGaaagcattctccggaatagccttgagagtcgAGGTGCATGTTTTTTGGCGAGGAGACGTCGGtgtgtgccactcggaagattggCTCTTTGTCttgggatcatactcaaagatccatgactcatcacctgtgattacgttattcaaatattgggggtcactttgatacatgttcaaattttcttttcacACTTCCACTAGCGGcgatttctggtcgtcagttagcacttttgggaccatcttcgcccagaccttgcgcatgttcaag
The sequence above is drawn from the Bactrocera tryoni isolate S06 chromosome 1, CSIRO_BtryS06_freeze2, whole genome shotgun sequence genome and encodes:
- the LOC120774099 gene encoding axin isoform X1 — protein: MSQPSGFRKYDDNECSGPRPPVPGEESRVKKMTEGVADSTRNSPPSYLNWARTLNHLLEDRDGVDLFKKYVEDEAPGYNDHLNFYFACEGLKQQTDPEKIKQIIGAIYRFLRKSQLSIPEDLRRIIKAGLKNEVPLNSNIYDSMQQYVEVTIRDNIYPSFLCSEMYILYIQQMSVSHERFGIGAAGSGSGSSSGASCGSSGAGIAGSTGACALPTSSGKVPCSSVAPFINLPMSTSSGNIQLGGACSASGSVYGPSTSASSSGSISATDTLPRSSTLPTLHEDSELSLCDDFEKLRVEGGRKSADMPIRLTHDLLLATQKRRLEIRPPGAHGYVYPAAANTSYVPNSRVDSERASVSSGGRTDSDTMSLSSSMDGRPYIQRRHSSNESKAIRQSALANKETNTFQVIPRTQRLHSNEHRPLKEADLIALLIPKLEEVKRKQDIEDRARFDRFTDDSMPTNERLASDRAFADAIREKFALEEDNDQDILDQHVSRVWKDQTPHRSPGTMSPCPPLPTRRRTITHDSGMLSDGAMSIGGHSMKHSKSMPDHSSSSRKLTNKWPSVNTDSGISLFSADTLMKYKDTSSRSGSSTASKSEEAKRRLEDETRRSRRYTQQHIQPSQQPPSFSSSSSGSSSLHHQPQPPPLPAKPLETTTVVFSFCDEEYPYRTKIPGSQPTLKQFKDYLPKKGNFRFFFKTHCEDPESPVIQEEIVNDSDILPLFEGKVMGLVKPSD
- the LOC120774099 gene encoding axin isoform X2, with the protein product MSQPSGFRKYDDNECSGPRPPVPGEESRVKKMTEGVADSTRNSPPSYLNWARTLNHLLEDRDGVDLFKKYVEDEAPGYNDHLNFYFACEGLKQQTDPEKIKQIIGAIYRFLRKSQLSIPEDLRRIIKAGLKNEVPLNSNIYDSMQQYVEVTIRDNIYPSFLCSEMYILYIQQMSVSHERFGIGAAGSGSGSSSGASCGSSGAGIAGSTGACALPTSSGKVPCSSVAPFINLPMSTSSGNIQLGGACSASGSVYGPSTSASSSGSISATDTLPRSSTLPTLHEDSELSLCDDFEKLRVEGGRKSADMPIRLTHDLLLATQKRRLEIRPPGDGRPYIQRRHSSNESKAIRQSALANKETNTFQVIPRTQRLHSNEHRPLKEADLIALLIPKLEEVKRKQDIEDRARFDRFTDDSMPTNERLASDRAFADAIREKFALEEDNDQDILDQHVSRVWKDQTPHRSPGTMSPCPPLPTRRRTITHDSGMLSDGAMSIGGHSMKHSKSMPDHSSSSRKLTNKWPSVNTDSGISLFSADTLMKYKDTSSRSGSSTASKSEEAKRRLEDETRRSRRYTQQHIQPSQQPPSFSSSSSGSSSLHHQPQPPPLPAKPLETTTVVFSFCDEEYPYRTKIPGSQPTLKQFKDYLPKKGNFRFFFKTHCEDPESPVIQEEIVNDSDILPLFEGKVMGLVKPSD